Proteins co-encoded in one Octopus bimaculoides isolate UCB-OBI-ISO-001 chromosome 9, ASM119413v2, whole genome shotgun sequence genomic window:
- the LOC128248753 gene encoding general transcription factor II-I repeat domain-containing protein 2B-like yields the protein MKGLNKHFLERFSDLGRIESDILLFQNPSDCNLDDMSVELQLVLIDLQANDLLKENHREKKLVEFYCCLLDDEFSKLRKFASSIASVFETTYVCEQTFSKMKYVKSAH from the coding sequence atgaaagggttaaataagcACTTTTTGGAGAGATTTTCAGATCTCGGCAGAATTGAGAGTGACATTCTTCTGTTCCAGAATCCATCTGATTGTAACCTTGATGATATGTCAGTTGAACTACAGTTGGTGCTCATTGATTTGCAAGCAAATGACTTGTTGAAAGAGAatcacagagaaaaaaaacttgtTGAATTTTATTGCTGCTTACTTGATGATGAGTTTTCAAAGTTGAGGAAATTTGCCTCTAGTATTGCATCAGTGTTTGAaacaacttatgtctgtgagcaaacattttcaaaaatgaagtatGTGAAATCAGCACATTGA